A stretch of the Snodgrassella alvi genome encodes the following:
- the proB gene encoding glutamate 5-kinase, with amino-acid sequence MNLSGFDIRQTQCVVVKVGSSLVTNGGQGVDQTMLNNWAQQIAHLRARGMQVVLVSSGAIAEGMKRLGWTVRPKALNELQAAAAVGQMGLAQAYEEAFVSLQIQTAQILLTHDDMSHRTRYLNARSTIRTLLEQGVVPIINENDSVTIDEIKLGDNDTLGALVTNLIEADILIILTDQNGLYDRDPRQHTDANFIHQIAADHPELESMAGGAGSSVGTGGMFTKVVAARRAALSGAATLIANGHADNVLVRVVDGEQIGTLFTPAANRLSARQQWLLGQVQLAGSVVVDDGAVKALTVQHSSLLPIGCMAVNGHFERGALVAVCNQTGQEIARGLVNYSDHEISRLLRQPSQAIEEILGYVAEEELIHRDNMVLRRS; translated from the coding sequence ATGAATCTTTCAGGTTTTGATATTCGCCAGACACAATGTGTGGTGGTAAAAGTAGGCTCCAGTCTGGTAACTAACGGTGGACAGGGTGTAGACCAGACGATGTTGAATAACTGGGCACAGCAAATTGCGCACTTGCGTGCGCGTGGCATGCAGGTAGTGCTGGTTTCCAGTGGGGCCATTGCTGAAGGTATGAAGCGTCTGGGCTGGACAGTACGACCTAAAGCACTCAACGAACTACAGGCTGCGGCTGCAGTGGGGCAGATGGGACTGGCTCAAGCCTATGAAGAGGCATTTGTGTCACTGCAGATTCAGACCGCTCAGATATTGTTGACGCATGATGATATGAGTCACCGTACTCGCTATCTGAATGCCCGCAGTACCATCCGTACCCTACTGGAGCAAGGGGTGGTACCAATTATTAATGAAAACGATTCTGTCACCATAGATGAAATTAAGCTCGGGGATAATGATACGCTCGGGGCGCTGGTGACCAATCTGATTGAAGCAGACATACTGATTATTCTGACTGATCAGAATGGTTTGTATGACCGCGACCCACGCCAGCATACCGATGCCAATTTTATCCATCAAATTGCTGCTGACCATCCTGAGCTGGAAAGTATGGCCGGTGGTGCTGGCAGCAGTGTGGGAACCGGCGGCATGTTTACCAAGGTAGTGGCAGCCAGACGTGCTGCTCTGAGTGGTGCGGCCACCCTGATAGCAAATGGACATGCGGACAATGTATTAGTGCGGGTAGTGGATGGAGAACAGATAGGTACTTTGTTTACGCCAGCTGCAAATCGTCTAAGTGCACGTCAGCAATGGCTGTTGGGGCAGGTGCAGCTAGCAGGAAGTGTTGTGGTAGATGATGGCGCAGTCAAGGCGTTGACAGTACAGCATTCTAGTTTGTTACCCATCGGCTGTATGGCGGTAAATGGCCATTTTGAACGCGGAGCTTTGGTGGCTGTTTGTAATCAAACAGGCCAAGAAATTGCTCGAGGATTAGTAAATTATAGCGATCATGAAATCAGTCGGTTGTTGCGGCAGCCGTCACAAGCAATTGAGGAAATATTAGGCTATGTGGCGGAAGAAGAATTGATTCATCGCGATAATATGGTGTTAAGACGCAGTTGA
- the nuoN gene encoding NADH-quinone oxidoreductase subunit NuoN → MNWTDLTIFPAVPELVLTGVLFAVLLVDLWLNDRQRWITCTLSVIGLILTAAVQCLVWKQQPQYAFHDMFVLDGMAQLAKLCMYGLVIAVFIYSQAYLRARNIYQGEFYTLTLFALLGMNIMVSACHFLTLYVGLELLSLALYALIALQRDSGRAAEAALKYFVLGALASGLLLYGISLVYGATGTLQLQQVLAASQEGTNPWLLKLGVVFIVAGIVFKLGAVPFHMWVPDVYQGAPTAVTALVGTAPKIAATVFAFRILVYGLLTQWESWRDLLLLLGIASLFIGNLAAIMQTSIKRMLGFSTVAHMGFILLALLAGEVGCTAAIYYAITYALMASVAFAILMLLSNKDIECQNISDLAGLNQKNAWYAFLMLLAMFSMAGIPPLMGFYAKLAVIKALLSSGYVWVSVYAVVMSLIGAFYYLRVVKTMYFDTADSVAAPVFNMSLLGKVVLSINGLLLLLWGVVPDGVMAWCVQALMHS, encoded by the coding sequence ATGAACTGGACAGATTTAACAATATTTCCCGCTGTACCGGAACTGGTGCTAACTGGCGTACTGTTTGCCGTATTGCTGGTGGATTTATGGCTGAATGACCGGCAACGCTGGATAACCTGTACCTTATCTGTTATCGGCCTGATTTTGACCGCTGCTGTGCAGTGTCTGGTGTGGAAACAGCAACCTCAATATGCCTTTCACGACATGTTTGTGCTTGATGGCATGGCACAACTGGCCAAATTATGTATGTATGGATTGGTGATAGCCGTTTTTATCTACAGTCAGGCTTATCTTCGTGCCAGAAACATTTATCAGGGTGAATTTTACACTTTGACTTTGTTTGCTCTGTTGGGCATGAACATCATGGTTTCTGCATGCCATTTCTTAACCTTATATGTTGGGTTGGAATTACTGTCACTGGCATTGTATGCGTTGATTGCTCTGCAGCGCGATAGTGGCCGTGCAGCTGAAGCAGCGCTGAAATATTTTGTGCTCGGTGCTCTGGCTTCCGGTTTGCTGTTGTATGGCATTTCTCTGGTATATGGTGCAACAGGTACTCTGCAGTTGCAGCAAGTACTGGCTGCCAGTCAGGAAGGCACCAATCCATGGTTGCTGAAACTAGGTGTAGTATTTATTGTAGCCGGTATCGTATTTAAGCTGGGTGCTGTGCCTTTCCATATGTGGGTACCCGATGTGTATCAGGGCGCACCAACTGCTGTAACTGCTCTGGTTGGTACGGCGCCAAAAATCGCTGCCACGGTGTTTGCTTTCCGTATTCTGGTGTATGGTCTGCTGACGCAATGGGAAAGCTGGCGCGATTTGTTGCTGTTATTGGGGATTGCTTCTTTGTTTATTGGTAATCTTGCTGCCATTATGCAAACCAGTATCAAGCGTATGCTCGGTTTCTCAACCGTTGCACATATGGGTTTTATCCTGCTGGCGCTGTTGGCTGGTGAAGTTGGCTGTACTGCCGCCATTTACTATGCCATCACCTACGCTTTAATGGCTTCTGTGGCCTTTGCCATTTTGATGTTGTTATCTAACAAAGATATTGAATGCCAGAATATCAGTGATCTTGCCGGTCTGAATCAGAAAAATGCTTGGTATGCATTCCTAATGTTGCTGGCTATGTTCTCTATGGCTGGTATTCCACCCTTAATGGGCTTCTATGCCAAACTGGCAGTCATCAAAGCATTGCTTTCTAGTGGCTATGTGTGGGTTTCTGTGTATGCAGTGGTGATGTCATTAATTGGCGCGTTCTACTATCTGCGTGTGGTGAAAACCATGTATTTCGATACTGCGGATTCTGTGGCTGCACCTGTATTTAATATGTCCCTGCTGGGTAAAGTGGTGTTATCCATCAACGGTTTGCTTTTGTTGCTATGGGGTGTAGTGCCGGATGGCGTGATGGCATGGTGTGTACAGGCTTTGATGCATAGCTAA
- a CDS encoding YadA-like family protein: MAERNNPYNKISGKDYGSSAAIGFGASAYSPFTLALGSHAKASASSATAIGPEALSSGNTSLAIGRQAAAIADFAQAIGNVAAATNKGTLAIGHSATATGFRSIAIGSANIKNVSTIDQDVKFQSEDNTLSSGEDAIAMGSGAQAAKDYTLALGAFSKALALDSMAIGKNAQAIADNAIAIGNGASATKTGGTALGMNARVLTENSIALGINSVTSGASGDAYLTKQPLSSVRGVVSIGTPEQLRRIQNVADGAQDSDAATVAQLKAATSSVINTGQFDHILSLAKDYTDHKISQVTTVSNQNPANISNDINKLNNGSAGMFQVNQNETTTAPQPSAPGSVAGGSGAVASGNHSTAIGNHAQARAENSVALGESSVATRSNSVSIGSIGHERQISNVAAGVADTDAVNVSQMNHALDKIGHNISHLNRKINDIEDNSNAAIASAIAMANLPQPMNAGDGGLTMGFGTHRGESGYAVGYSVASNKGSWVFKAAATGNTQGKFGAGAGVFIKLH, translated from the coding sequence ATGGCAGAGAGAAACAATCCTTACAACAAAATCAGTGGCAAAGATTATGGAAGCAGTGCAGCAATAGGATTTGGCGCATCCGCCTATTCTCCTTTTACATTAGCACTGGGAAGTCACGCCAAAGCGTCTGCAAGCTCTGCAACAGCCATAGGTCCAGAAGCATTATCATCAGGTAATACATCGCTGGCTATCGGTCGTCAAGCCGCAGCCATTGCAGACTTTGCGCAGGCTATTGGAAATGTAGCCGCAGCCACAAATAAAGGAACATTGGCTATCGGACATTCCGCAACAGCAACCGGCTTTCGCTCCATAGCCATCGGTTCAGCCAATATCAAAAATGTTTCGACAATTGATCAAGATGTAAAGTTTCAGTCCGAAGACAACACCCTATCTTCAGGTGAGGACGCCATTGCTATGGGTAGCGGAGCACAAGCCGCAAAAGATTACACCTTGGCACTGGGTGCATTTTCTAAAGCCTTAGCATTGGATTCAATGGCAATAGGAAAAAATGCTCAGGCAATAGCAGATAATGCCATAGCCATCGGCAATGGTGCCTCTGCAACCAAAACAGGTGGCACTGCGCTAGGCATGAACGCCAGAGTCTTAACAGAAAACAGCATCGCCTTAGGTATAAATTCCGTTACCAGTGGTGCATCAGGCGATGCATATCTAACCAAACAACCCCTTTCATCAGTCAGGGGAGTAGTCTCCATTGGCACACCAGAACAACTACGCCGCATCCAAAACGTAGCCGATGGCGCTCAAGACAGCGATGCAGCCACCGTTGCTCAGCTTAAAGCAGCAACTAGCTCCGTCATAAACACAGGACAATTTGATCACATATTGTCTTTAGCAAAAGATTATACTGATCATAAAATTAGTCAGGTCACAACTGTATCCAATCAAAATCCAGCTAACATCAGCAATGATATCAACAAACTGAATAATGGCAGCGCGGGTATGTTTCAGGTAAACCAAAACGAGACAACTACCGCACCACAACCATCTGCTCCTGGTTCTGTAGCTGGTGGCTCAGGAGCCGTAGCCTCTGGCAACCACAGCACAGCAATCGGCAATCATGCACAGGCCAGAGCAGAAAATTCTGTGGCACTGGGCGAAAGTTCAGTGGCCACCCGCAGTAACAGTGTCTCTATTGGCAGCATCGGCCACGAGAGACAAATCAGCAATGTTGCAGCCGGCGTAGCAGACACAGATGCCGTTAATGTAAGTCAGATGAATCATGCACTCGATAAAATCGGCCACAATATCAGTCACCTGAATCGTAAAATCAATGATATTGAAGATAACTCAAATGCAGCTATTGCTTCTGCCATCGCTATGGCTAATCTGCCGCAGCCGATGAATGCCGGTGATGGTGGTCTCACAATGGGCTTCGGCACACATCGTGGTGAATCTGGCTATGCTGTCGGTTATTCTGTGGCCAGCAATAAAGGAAGCTGGGTTTTTAAAGCAGCGGCTACAGGCAACACTCAAGGCAAATTTGGAGCAGGTGCAGGCGTATTTATAAAGCTGCACTGA
- a CDS encoding NADH-quinone oxidoreductase subunit M, with amino-acid sequence MYDYLLSLAIWLPVLAGIVVLATGSDKHAGIARVLALIGALLSFLITIPLFCKFDRLNGGFQFTEFHVWIDSLNINYALGVDGLSVLFVILNSFTTLLVVLAGWQVIQKRPAQYMAAFLIMSGLINGAFAAMDAILFYVFFEGMLIPMYLIIGIWGGPRRVYASIKFFLYTLMGSLLMLVGFVYLSNQTGGFAIETWHNIKHLAMTAQVLLFIGFFLSFAVKVPMWPVHTWLPDAHVEAPTGGSMVLAAITLKIGGYGFLRFMLPILPDAARYFAPAIIVLSLVAVIYIGMVALVQTDMKKLVAYSSISHMGFVTLGFFLFTGGYLNDWAFKGAIMQMLSHGFVSAAMFMSIGVMYDRMHTREISAYGGVVNSMPIFASFMLLFAMANAGLPGTSGFVGEFMVIVGAVKTNFWIGALAALTLIYGAAYTLWMFKRVIFGAIKNPEVAQLKDVNKRELLILVILAVAVLGFGLYPEPFIAVVHQAANDLIVQAAQSKL; translated from the coding sequence ATGTACGATTACTTACTCAGTTTGGCGATTTGGCTGCCCGTGTTGGCCGGTATCGTTGTGCTGGCCACCGGCTCAGACAAGCACGCTGGGATAGCCAGAGTGCTGGCCTTAATAGGTGCGCTGCTATCCTTTCTCATCACCATACCGCTGTTTTGCAAATTTGATCGCTTGAATGGTGGCTTTCAATTTACAGAATTTCATGTCTGGATAGACAGCCTCAACATCAACTATGCCTTGGGCGTGGATGGTCTGTCTGTGCTGTTTGTGATTCTGAATAGCTTCACTACCTTACTGGTGGTGCTCGCTGGCTGGCAGGTGATTCAGAAACGACCGGCACAGTATATGGCCGCGTTTTTAATTATGTCTGGTTTGATCAATGGTGCTTTTGCAGCCATGGATGCCATTCTGTTTTATGTGTTCTTCGAAGGCATGCTGATACCGATGTATCTGATTATCGGTATCTGGGGAGGTCCGCGACGTGTCTACGCCTCCATCAAATTCTTCCTCTATACCCTGATGGGTTCATTGCTGATGCTGGTGGGTTTTGTTTACCTGTCTAATCAGACTGGCGGCTTTGCTATCGAAACATGGCACAACATTAAACATTTGGCCATGACTGCACAGGTGCTGCTGTTTATCGGTTTTTTCCTGTCTTTTGCAGTAAAAGTACCTATGTGGCCGGTACATACATGGTTGCCTGATGCCCACGTGGAAGCACCAACTGGTGGTTCCATGGTACTGGCGGCTATTACCCTGAAAATTGGTGGATATGGTTTTCTGCGTTTTATGCTGCCGATTCTGCCGGATGCGGCACGCTATTTTGCTCCAGCGATTATTGTGCTGAGTTTGGTTGCCGTGATTTATATCGGTATGGTGGCACTGGTACAAACCGATATGAAAAAACTGGTGGCATATTCTTCCATTAGCCACATGGGGTTTGTGACCTTAGGCTTTTTCCTGTTTACTGGCGGTTACCTGAATGACTGGGCGTTTAAAGGTGCCATCATGCAGATGCTGTCGCATGGGTTTGTTTCAGCAGCCATGTTTATGAGCATTGGCGTGATGTATGACCGCATGCATACTCGTGAGATCTCAGCTTACGGTGGCGTGGTTAACAGTATGCCGATATTTGCCTCATTCATGCTGCTGTTTGCCATGGCAAATGCTGGTCTACCCGGTACTTCCGGTTTTGTGGGTGAATTCATGGTGATTGTCGGTGCGGTAAAAACCAATTTCTGGATTGGCGCGCTAGCGGCACTGACTCTGATTTATGGTGCTGCCTATACTCTGTGGATGTTTAAACGGGTGATTTTTGGTGCTATTAAAAACCCCGAAGTGGCGCAATTAAAAGATGTGAATAAACGCGAACTGCTTATTCTGGTGATTTTGGCCGTAGCGGTACTTGGTTTTGGTTTGTATCCCGAACCCTTTATCGCCGTTGTGCATCAGGCAGCTAATGATTTAATTGTCCAAGCGGCACAAAGCAAACTGTAA